The following coding sequences are from one Salinicoccus sp. Bachu38 window:
- a CDS encoding alpha/beta fold hydrolase: MCKIDYYKSELKDYDFRKELEKTPVKTYVYCGSHDAQCPHGFREEVADLMRNCPLATFKFNNHSLDIEKKENFKAFLELTISYA, encoded by the coding sequence ATGTGCAAAATTGATTACTACAAATCAGAGCTCAAGGACTATGATTTCCGCAAAGAACTGGAGAAAACTCCTGTGAAAACCTATGTCTATTGTGGCAGCCATGATGCACAGTGTCCTCATGGCTTCAGGGAGGAAGTAGCAGATTTGATGCGTAACTGCCCACTGGCTACCTTTAAGTTCAATAACCATAGCCTTGATATTGAGAAGAAAGAGAATTTCAAAGCCTTTTTGGAATTGACAATAAGTTACGCCTGA
- a CDS encoding helix-turn-helix domain-containing protein, giving the protein MYECVDQETIFNLINTPEDEMHDFKQVWYKKSQKPEMVRDIFSFVNTTHHRVCYLIIGVTDQQKVVGVEEDPNRMNQQNMIDFISHLPIANDAIPKVYVQKIKIDGHEIDIIIIPNTRNVPIYLSSKYPQKGQGKPLNPGQIFSRIGDVNTPITETTNFYQVQSLWRKQFHLDVPIQEQYKYVLKDTFNWSYIEQDENHGFVYNLNPDFFIAMEDDDINRHQVEALSIDQIKVRMGWNFLKLKFRNLTISSLLIVSIDESRYYMVVPDHHFIKNNDNRNHPLAYYAMIEETFIHLVDKMINHAPNSFTNYDSHSSEKTRNNIVIYQNEEEKDEIHSKILKLYPELSNSIEPSLEEVEDYSRKVKSQIDKKSGYNEDNIRYILRQRNLAQLINNYIYR; this is encoded by the coding sequence ATGTATGAATGCGTTGATCAAGAAACGATTTTCAATTTGATTAATACTCCTGAGGATGAAATGCATGATTTTAAACAAGTGTGGTATAAAAAGAGCCAAAAACCAGAAATGGTGAGAGATATATTTAGCTTCGTAAATACTACTCACCATAGGGTGTGTTATCTAATAATAGGAGTAACAGATCAACAAAAAGTCGTTGGAGTAGAAGAAGATCCTAATCGAATGAATCAACAAAATATGATTGACTTTATCAGTCATTTGCCTATTGCTAATGATGCTATTCCAAAAGTTTATGTACAAAAAATAAAGATAGATGGTCATGAGATTGATATTATAATCATCCCCAATACTAGAAATGTTCCTATATATCTATCTTCAAAATATCCTCAAAAAGGGCAAGGGAAGCCTCTTAATCCTGGGCAAATTTTTTCTCGCATAGGGGATGTAAACACACCGATTACTGAAACAACGAACTTTTACCAAGTGCAATCCTTATGGAGAAAACAATTCCATTTAGATGTTCCTATACAAGAGCAGTATAAATATGTATTAAAAGATACATTTAATTGGTCTTATATAGAGCAAGATGAAAATCATGGGTTTGTATATAATCTAAATCCTGACTTTTTTATAGCAATGGAGGACGACGATATAAATCGTCATCAAGTAGAGGCGTTAAGCATTGACCAAATTAAAGTAAGGATGGGTTGGAATTTTTTAAAACTAAAGTTTAGAAATTTAACGATTTCTTCATTACTAATAGTTTCAATTGATGAATCTAGATATTACATGGTTGTTCCAGATCATCACTTCATTAAAAATAATGATAACAGGAACCATCCCTTAGCATATTATGCAATGATAGAAGAAACATTTATACATTTAGTTGATAAAATGATTAACCATGCTCCTAATTCTTTTACTAACTATGATAGCCATTCGAGCGAAAAAACTAGGAATAATATTGTAATTTACCAAAACGAAGAGGAAAAAGATGAGATACATAGTAAAATTTTAAAATTATATCCAGAGCTTTCAAATTCAATAGAACCCTCGTTGGAAGAAGTGGAGGACTATTCAAGAAAGGTGAAATCTCAAATTGATAAAAAAAGTGGATACAACGAAGATAATATTCGTTATATTCTTCGTCAAAGGAATTTAGCACAATTAATTAATAACTATATATACCGTTAA
- a CDS encoding GNAT family N-acetyltransferase, producing MKISIIKELNTDGEIRSDFTVMKQLRTHLDELQYVDLVKEAKEVDNYLLHVLFENEEIVAVCGFKSMITLYYGRLVWVCDLVTDHKIRSKGHGKKLFDFVYEWAEKNNYESFALSSVLARKEAHRFYEEKIDYDKSSFMFKKSIKNVEYFVPNFPCISASAGSTGRSRHRTVR from the coding sequence TTGAAAATATCGATTATAAAAGAATTGAATACAGATGGAGAAATTCGCAGTGACTTTACTGTAATGAAACAACTGAGGACACACCTGGATGAATTACAGTATGTGGATCTTGTAAAAGAAGCGAAAGAAGTAGATAATTATCTTTTGCATGTCCTATTCGAAAATGAGGAAATAGTTGCAGTCTGCGGATTCAAATCTATGATTACACTTTATTACGGTAGATTGGTCTGGGTATGTGATCTGGTCACAGACCATAAGATCAGATCTAAAGGTCACGGAAAGAAGCTTTTTGATTTCGTATATGAATGGGCTGAAAAGAATAATTATGAAAGTTTCGCCCTTTCATCCGTATTGGCACGTAAAGAGGCCCACAGATTCTATGAGGAAAAAATAGATTATGACAAATCAAGTTTTATGTTCAAAAAATCTATAAAAAATGTAGAGTATTTCGTTCCTAACTTTCCATGTATTTCCGCTTCCGCTGGCTCAACAGGAAGAAGTAGACACCGAACAGTACGATGA
- a CDS encoding ABC transporter ATP-binding protein gives MLKSAMEIKALHKDIGRKNIIKNLSFDIRPGEVFGFIGPNGAGKTTTIRMMVGLIGITKGDVVIKGHSIKKDYSKAISEVGAIVENPEMYPFMTGWQNLKHFAGMSNGITNERINEVVQLVGLENAIKTKVGKYSLGMRQRLGIAQALLHKPSVLILDEPTNGLDPAGIREIRRYIRRLAVEDNVSVIVSSHLLSEIELMCDRIGVIKNGKLIAIKDLNEEADTEECTVNLEVNPQEEAIEVVRALPNIKLLDTNERIQIQINRNDIPHLVTTLVQKDVQVFGVNVAQSTLEDRFLEMIGENTIE, from the coding sequence ATGTTAAAGTCAGCAATGGAAATCAAAGCATTACATAAGGATATTGGTCGTAAGAACATCATCAAAAACTTGAGTTTTGATATTCGTCCTGGCGAAGTGTTCGGATTCATCGGGCCCAATGGCGCGGGTAAGACAACGACAATCCGCATGATGGTCGGACTGATTGGCATTACGAAGGGTGATGTGGTCATCAAGGGCCACAGCATCAAGAAGGATTACAGTAAAGCAATCAGTGAAGTGGGGGCCATCGTTGAGAATCCAGAGATGTATCCTTTCATGACGGGATGGCAGAATCTGAAGCACTTCGCAGGGATGTCGAATGGAATCACTAATGAACGCATCAATGAAGTGGTCCAGCTAGTGGGGCTTGAAAATGCGATCAAGACCAAGGTTGGCAAGTACTCACTCGGGATGAGACAGCGCCTTGGGATTGCGCAGGCATTGCTGCACAAACCATCCGTCCTCATCCTGGATGAACCGACTAATGGACTCGATCCGGCAGGCATACGGGAAATCCGGCGTTACATACGGAGATTGGCTGTGGAGGATAATGTTTCAGTCATCGTATCCAGCCACCTGCTCAGTGAAATCGAGCTGATGTGCGATCGCATAGGTGTCATAAAGAACGGCAAACTTATTGCGATCAAAGATCTGAATGAAGAAGCGGATACTGAGGAATGTACCGTAAATCTAGAGGTAAATCCTCAAGAAGAAGCGATTGAAGTTGTGCGCGCACTTCCCAATATCAAATTGCTGGATACAAATGAGCGGATACAGATTCAAATCAATAGAAACGACATCCCACATCTCGTGACCACGCTGGTACAAAAAGATGTGCAGGTATTCGGCGTCAATGTCGCGCAGTCGACATTAGAAGATCGATTCCTTGAGATGATTGGAGAGAACACCATTGAATAA